In Anopheles gambiae chromosome 2, idAnoGambNW_F1_1, whole genome shotgun sequence, a single window of DNA contains:
- the LOC1274207 gene encoding MORN repeat-containing protein 4 homolog — translation MMDSVQTGVVKCGGYRYDDGTRYIGDWNQRGQKHGMGSMMFSDGTRYDGAFSNGVCSGLGVMCFPDGAKYEGEFMQGWFHGHGVFWRADGMKYEGEFRGGRIWGLGLITFSDQSHGFPRNEGFFQDCRLVRKKRCPDVINRAQKVALMARAQCDQGS, via the exons ATGATGGACAGCGTCCAGACGGGTGTGGTCAAATGTGGCGGCTATCGGTATGACGATGGGACGCGCTACATTGGCGATTGGAATCAGCGCGGTCAGAAGCACGGCATGGGCTCGATGATGTTCTCGGACGGCACGCGGTACGACGGAGCATTCAGCAATGGCGTGTGTTCCGGGCTCGGCGTGATG TGTTTTCCCGACGGTGCCAA ATACGAGGGTGAATTCATGCAGGGCTGGTTCCACGGTCACGGTGTGTTCTGGCGGGCGGACGGCATGAAGTACGAGGGCGAGTTTCGCGGCGGACGCATCTGGGGTCTGGGACTGATTACGTTCAGCGACCAGAGCCACGGATTCCCGCGCAACGAAGGCTTCTTCCAGGACTGTCGGCTGGTGCGGAAGAAGCGCTGCCCGGACGTGATCAACCGTGCCCAGAAGGTGGCACTCATGGCACGCGCCCAGTGCGACCAGGGCAGCTAG
- the LOC1274208 gene encoding MMS19 nucleotide excision repair protein, which yields MKFPWSHTTIVDMIKTDQKVEEKCHQVTTDIIAGKLNVAEFVEELGPALTHTDASVRAKGTTLLSNVLKDLPPDALQANQVELLCTFYIDRSLDHHTVTPMVLAGIEALTHMTNFPDGAAVRLLRALFERVPCQSQKKPERTLYFQMMLNLAERKVDELKAWGVDFVYGVIGAIEGERDPRNLLYLFERMPSFIRTFPMYHLAEEMFETFACYFPIDFHPNPNDPVAITRDALAEHLANCLCATPEMAEFAVPLLMEKLDSSLIMAKLDSLSLLRRCLELLEVAKLEEHHDELWTALKKELLPAGGTSAAEKELVEATFAAVQALAKNASTDEPSAKALLDKILLSVMGGLTDASSKQFEMSLRVELSCAQGSVYCAVYVIEKLIPMLLAQLRHVETRVANVLVDALQRLCAVCAHWYCIDRLDPALVGQMHKKLIEVVLQEADGSEQKRSALLALAAVPEMVTSENRYVVYSAMVKILLTATEQPSKTIDAAQECLFSFAIRYQQEVKTVVLEKLITHDYAKAETSLVQLVFKTLGKFILYHGYMDKMVKFFLSKIFDPDNERLAIIAMDTLTDVVENGNSSQLGKAELYEQYKLLDRCFEYANDKLSSDCLHAMAQLIGAVVKQLPVEEQHQLILKRLPALRLQQRADLYLASGLLAYLDQSVPLVDHFENLVTDLSKLALETDDERVRDVCNRLLCSLFNRMPDDEHHRGVLKRLLKMIREELKKHNHQAVVILSWIGKGLIARGHSEAGEIVDDIADLLDHPTLGHIAALAFEILSIEFPQLHLPLLRNLFKQKLFVWVMKKLEQKVEQYAETHLKALAFVLAATPHTVLKMNLSKVGPVLLKCLAQTDDKTILEALTIVLRFTREQDPFVQDHLQTLIPLLLKLTLHQSSMKIRIGALECLLYVCKYPTFLLLPFKQSVLLALQKPLDDRKRLVRNAAVTTRLQWFVVGSAEDTKTDK from the exons ATGAAGTTCCCGTGGTCGCACACGACAATAGTGGATATGATCAAGACTGATCAGAAAGTGGAAGAAAAGTGCCACCAAGTTACCACAG ACATTATCGCTGGAAAGCTAAATGTGGCCGAGTTTGTAGAGGAGCTAGGACCAGCGCTGACTCACACCGATGCCTCCGTCCGCGCCAAGGGAACGACGCTCTTGTCGAACGTGCTGAAGGATCTTCCACCGGACGCGCTGCAAGCGAATCAGGTGGAGCTGCTCTGCACGTTCTACATTGACCGTTCGCTTGACCACCATACCGTGACGCCGATGGTATTGGCGGGCATCGAAGCACTTACGCACATGACCAACTTCCCCGACGGTGCCGCCGTCCGGTTGCTGCGGGCGCTTTTCGAACGAGTGCCCTGCCAAAGCCAGAAAAAGCCGGAACGCACGCTGTACTTCCAGATGATGCTAAATCTCGCCGAGCGAAAGGTGGACGAGCTGAAGGCGTGGGGTGTCGACTTTGTGTACGGTGTTATTGGTGCGATCGAGGGCGAGCGCGATCCGCGCAATCTGCTGTACCTGTTCGAGCGTATGCCCTCCTTCATCCGGACCTTCCCGATGTACCATCTGGCGGAGGAAATGTTTGAAACGTTCGCCTGCTACTTCCCGATCGATTTCCACCCGAATCCCAACGACCCGGTAGCGATAACGCGCGATGCGCTGGCCGAACATCTGGCAAACTGTCTGTGCGCAACACCGGAAATGGCGGAGTTTGCCGTGCCGCTGTTGATGGAAAAGCTCGACAGCAGCTTGATCATGGCGAAGCTGGACTCACTGTCACTGCTGCGCAGGTGTTTGGAGCTGTTGGAGGTGGCAAAACTCGAGGAACATCATGACGAGCTGTGGACGGCGTTGAAGAAAGAGCTGCTTCCGGCCGGTGGCACATCCGCCGCGGAGAAGGAGCTGGTCGAAGCCACATTTGCCGCAGTCCAGGCACTGGCCAAAAATGCTTCCACCGACGAGCCGTCCGCAAAGGCACTGCTCGACAAGATACTGCTCAGCGTGATGGGCGGCCTGACGGATGCCAGCTCGAAGCAGTTCGAAATGAGCCTGCGCGTGGAACTGAGCTGCGCCCAGGGGAGCGTGTACTGTGCGGTGTATGTAATAGAAAAGCTTATCCCGATGCTGCTCGCCCAGCTGAGGCACGTGGAGACGCGTGTAGCGAACGTGCTGGTAGACGCTCTGCAACGGCTGTGTGCCGTTTGTGCCCACTGGTACTGCATAGACCGGCTGGACCCAGCGCTCGTGGGACAGATGCACAAAAAGCTGATAGAGGTTGTGCTGCAGGAAGCCGACGGTAGCGAGCAGAAACGATCCGCCCTGCTGGCACTGGCAGCCGTACCGGAAATGGTAACGAGCGAAAACCGCTACGTGGTGTACAGTGCGATGGTAAAGATTTTGCTAACTGCAACGGAACAACCGAGCAAGACGATCGATGCGGCGCAGGAATGCTTGTTCTCGTTCGCAATTCGCTACCAGCAGGAGGTGAAAACGGTCGTGCTGGAGAAATTAATCACGCACGATTACGCCAAGGCCGAGACGTCGCTGGTGCAGCTGGTGTTTAAAACGCTCGGCAAATTCATCCTCTACCATGGGTACATGGACAAGATGGTAAAATTTTTCCTTTCGAAAATATTCGACCCCGACAACGAGCGGCTCGCCATCATTGCCATGGATACGTTGACCGATGTGGTTGAGAATGGGAATTCGAGTCAGCTGGGCAAGGCCGAGCTGTACGAGCAGTACAAACTACTCGACCGGTGCTTCGAGTACGCGAACGATAAGCTTAGCTCGGATTGTCTGCACGCAATGGCGCAGCTGATCGGTGCCGTCGTCAAACAACTCCCAGTGGAGGAGCAGCACCAGCTGATACTAAAGCGATTGCCAGCGTTGCGACTGCAGCAGCGGGCCGATCTTTATTTAGCGTCCGGTTTGCTCGCCTACCTCGACCAAAGCGTACCGCTGGTGGATCACTTTGAGAATCTGGTCACCGATCTGAGCAAGCTGGCACTCGAAACGGACGACGAGCGGGTGCGGGACGTATGCAATCGGTTGCTGTGCAGTCTGTTCAACCGGATGCCGGACGATGAGCATCACCGGGGTGTGCTGAAGCGCCTGCTGAAGATGATCCGCGAGGAGCTGAAGAAACACAACCACCAGGCCGTGGTCATACTGAGCTGGATCGGCAAGGGGCTGATCGCACGCGGCCATTCGGAGGCGGGTGAGATCGTCGACGATATTGCGGATCTGCTCGACCATCCTACGCTCGGCCACATCGCAGCGCTGGCATTCGAGATCCTGTCGATCGAATTTCCCCAGCTCCATCTGCCCCTGCTGCGCAATCTGTTCAAACAAAAGCTGTTCGTGTGGGTCATGAAGAAGCTGGAGCAGAAGGTGGAACAGTACGCCGAAACGCACCTGAAAGCGCTAGCCTTTGTGCTGGCAGCGACACCGCACACGGTGCTGAAAATGAACCTGTCCAAGGTCGGCCCGGTACTGCTGAAGTGTCTCGCTCAGACCGACGACAAAACGATACTGGAAGCGTTGACGATCGTGCTGCGCTTCACGCGCGAACAGGACCCATTTGTGCAGGACCATTTGCAGACGCTCATACCGCTGCTGCTTAAGCTGACCCTGCACCAATCTTCAATG AAAATACGCATCGGCGCGCTCGAGTGTTTGCTGTACGTGTGCAAGTATCCCACGTTTCTGCTGCTTCCCTTCAAGCAGAGTGTCCTGCTGGCGCTACAAAAACCGTTGGACGATCGGAAGCGCTTGGTAAGAAATGCGGCCGTCACTACGCGGCTCCAGTGGTTTGTCGTCGGTAGTGCGGAGGACACGAAAACGGACAAGTGA
- the LOC1274209 gene encoding solute carrier family 35 member F6 produces the protein MAWSQKQFIFALTMVVTGSINTLSTKWADNIESEGSDGQVRRFVHPFVQACAMFLGEFLCLLAFKAVYYHLRRKNNGSEDRHDLVQGNREFSPFILFVPAMCDMLATSIMYVGLNLTYPSSFQLLRGSVIIFVAILSVAFLNRTLVKREWFGIAFIMVGLVIVGMSDVLSNDNTGSQYTRNNVITGDLLIILAQIITAVQMVYEEYYVTALNIPALQAVGWEGFFGFSVLGALLLPMYFIHVMYPFNSNAHGVLEDLPDALAQMANNYQLIIAISGMIVSIAFFNFAGISVTKEISATTRMVLDSVRTLVVWVVSLLLVWQKFHYLQLIGFAGLLFGMCLYNDIIVLQTYRRVKIALLLRIGRQSSDGMGEVIINRQADEPDR, from the exons atggCCTGGTCGCAAAAGCAATTCATATTCGCGCTTACCATGGTGGTAACAGGCTCCATAAACACGCTCAGTACAAA ATGGGCTGACAATATCGAATCGGAAGGCTCGGATGGTCAGGTGCGGCGGTTTGTGCATCCGTTCGTGCAAGCGTGTGCAATGTTCCTTGGAGAATTCCTTTGTTTACTTGCATTCAAAGCCGTTTACTATCATCTACGTCGCAAGAAT AATGGTTCCGAGGACCGGCACGATCTTGTGCAGGGCAACCGGGAGTTCAGCCCCTTCATCCTATTCGTGCCGGCAATGTGCGATATGCTGGCGACCTCCATTATGTACGTTGGTCTCAATCTGACCTACCCCTCTAGTTTCCAGTTGCTCAGAG GATCGGTCATAATCTTTGTCGCTATACTGAGTGTAGCCTTCCTGAACCGCACGCTGGTGAAGCGGGAATGGTTCGGCATTGCCTTCATCATGGTTGGCCTGGTGATTGTTGGCATGTCCGATGTGCTGTCGAACGATAATACGGGATCGCAGTACACTAGGAACAATGTCATCACGGGTGATCTGCTTATTATACTGGCACAAATCATTACCGCGGTCCAAATGGTGTACGAGGAGTATTACGTGACCGCGCTAAACATCCCGGCACTGCAAGCCGTCGGCTGGGAAG GTTTCTTCGGCTTTTCCGTGCTGGGGGCGCTTCTGCTGCCGATGTACTTTATCCACGTGATGTACCCGTTCAACAGCAACGCGCACGGCGTGCTGGAAGATTTGCCCGATGCGCTCGCCCAGATGGCCAACAACTATCAGCTGATCATAGCTATTTCGGGCATGATTGTGTCGATTGCATTTTTCAACTTTGCCGGCATTAGCGTGACGAAGGAAATCTCAGCCACGACGCGGATGGTGCTCGATTCCGTCCGAACGCTCGTCGTGTGGGTAGtgtcgttgctgctggttTGGCAAAAGTTCCACTACCTGCAGCTGATCGGGTTCGCCGGCCTCCTGTTCGGCATGTGCCTGTACAATGACATTATTGTGCTGCAAACGTACCGGCGCGTGAAGATTGCGCTGTTGCTGCGCATCGGACGCCAGTCGTCGGACGGAATGGGCGAGGTTATTATCAACCGGCAGGCGGACGAGCCAGATCGTTAG